CATACCTGCGATTGATTTCTCTAATTCTTGCGACTGGCAACAATTGGCTTCATTGTTGAAGCCCATAGTTGGATTGCAAAAGTTGAAGTTTGAATGAAAGTCAAGGGCAGCTCAGTCGCAGGAGAACGTTTGCTTTAGTAACCACACAGTAGTTTACAAAGGGAAGTCTGGACGCCAGAACTGTATCAATGGCAGAAAAACTTGCCCCTGGTTGGGAAGTTAACAAGGATACCGGAACTTGAAGAAAATGGAGTTATCTATTTAACCAGACCTATTTTCTGTCCTTTTGTCTGTGTTCTATATAGTCATTATTTTAGACATTAATATATCATCAAAAAGAACCCTGACAGATTTATTTTTTGAATTCTGTCTTATGTAGATCACTTATATGGCATTCTATCCCATTCAACATTAGCCTCCACCACTTTTAGTAGGGTGTTTTTTTTATGCATGTGTGCTTTTTTTCCCTCTAGCTTTGCATACAACCTGGTTCAGCCTATGAGTTTCTTACCTGTGGGGAAGATGGTGCAGTATTTCATGCCGATCTCAGAGTTGAAAAAGTAAACAAGTACGTCTTGTCACCTGTTGTCAGGATTGAAGCCCATGTGCCATGAACTCTCTCTGTGTTAAATTTCCTATATTTTCAATGTTTGCTCAATTCTCTCTTGGATCAGTATGACTGTCTTGTGTTGTCTGAGCATATTCAATTTATATTCATTTTTAAtagcataatttttttttagtactCACTTGTTGATTTTGGTATTTAaaacaatctgattggtttgctaTCACAAAGTAAATTATTCACTCCTGGCGGAGTAATGGGTGATCCaaacaaatccaaaatggctgtTGTAAACTCATCGCAAGATGTCAATTGAATTGACTTTGAATGGTTTTCCTCTGCAAATTTTGAGGTCTGGTGTTGTTGAGATGAATATTGTTTGTGTGCATGATTACTAAAACGTATTATTCCTTGAAATTACTAAAAcatattattctttgaaatagGTAAATAGTGGTAAAATTGAGGTAAATAGTGGCAGTCTTCTTTTTGATGCGTACCATTGATTAGGCCATGGCGATACACTGTACAATGCGGCCTTTGCTACTTTTTGATGTTGTCATTCCTCATGGACTATTGTTCACTTTACATGCATcttatataaaaataaataaataaataaaaatattttcctcACTGCTTTGTGACTAggtattaaaataaattattctgaCACTATTCGCCTCAatttcaatagaccattttacagttgtgtgcttagttgcctggcctttgaatgaaagtgaggctggagttgaccttgttttgatagaaaccttactgcttttcatatgcaaattcctacgaattagcatgagaacaaaatcattaacatgagaaaagcagggaggtttctatcaaaacagggtcacctccagcctcactttcattcaaaggccaggcaactaaacaagaaattgtaaaatggtctatttaagataataattgttaattatacagcTGCTACTCTTTTGTGAGCCTGGTCACCAAGACTTGTCatgcaaaaacaataattatttaggtattagttttctttatttatatGGTCAGTTACAGTATTGTTTATATTCTCAGTTTTGAAAGTGTGCtgttaccttttctttcttgtcaacAAGACTGTCGAACAATATTTAACGTTTCAATAATCTTTTTTCATCATGCAGTAATGAATATTTTACTGTTTCTCTTCCATGCAGGCTTTTTTGCTGCCGCACTGAGGAACGCAGAGAGGTCCCTCTGTACACAATTTGTTCTAACCCTCAGAGTATCTATGAGTTTGCAGTTGGTGGAAGAGACCAGTTTGCAAGGTAACAAGAAACAAACTTGATTAGCCATCACTACTTGCCTTTGGAGGTCCCTTTTGTCATTTGCTGTTATGCTTCCTACAAAGTAACTATTTTTGCCAGAAACTGAAGTACCACTGCGGACAAGTTAAGACACCAAAAATTTAGCACCAAACAAGTTAATTGATAAGGGTTAAAAATAGTGTAGCATAATTGTTGCAAAAATTTGTGATTAATATAATGTACTTTCTTGTCTTTTGTTAAACTTCATCTAAAGTAATTATTATGTCAACATCTGTTTTGAAGCAAagcaaaacttacatttcatttagacttaacaaacaaacaaatgattcTCTGGCAAAAAAGGGTCTTACAAACAGCAGGTTTTATGTTGTTGAATTGGAATACCTATAATTTCCCAAAGGAGGGACTTTAATTAAGGCTATTCTCTTTTTAAAcacttttcttttcaacaaaatcTTTTTCCAGAGTTTATGACAGAAGGAAGATACCAATGGTATGAAAAACTCAATCATGCTAATGACAAGCCTTAAAATTAAAGaacttataataatattattaaggCAGTATGTATACATATCAAACAAGTAGATGTCAGTTTTCCTACCATAAACAACTTCGTTGTTCTCACTGAGActatggaggttgggtgcccgagacattctggagctaccactattggcagccagttCCAAGATGGAGACCTCACTGATGGcaggcaaaacctgacaacccagccatgagccccccgCCCCCACAACCTAGAtaaagacaggcacccgtcacactgctacacagtggaaagcactggggtggggaagggagggaacaaaatcccctaaacgctccacacataatgcTCCTACTTCCAGccacactgataaataagccctacagcccagagcacgaggaattccaggcatgcgcaagcatactaatcccactgaccaatTGACTGCAGAcactcctagttgtttacctggttaaactacATTTAACCTCATTAAATTGTTCCATGTTTTAGGCAGAGTATGTCAGgtgtgttgttttgttgatttgttgaacaattctcttttgcaattattgatgtacatgaattatttttcttttatcctGAAAATAGAACAATAATGCTTTTGCTGAACCTGTGAAAACGTTCTGTCCTCACCATTTGGTACGTAATTTGGGACTTTCTATAGTGACTGTAACATTTTTTCGTAGGTGAACAATAATTTTATGTTGAAGTTAAAAGAATCTTGAGAATCTTGAATCTACGcggtaataattatttttttacttaggtttgaatttctttaattaattttaacctCTAAGGTGCCATGATTTCTGGTGTGGAAGTCAACCCTATTTTTGAAGCTAAAAATGTATTAATTTGTGGTACTCAACCTTAGTTCATTAGTATCAGCCCCTCTTGGACCCAATGCCTCCTAAAGGATCCTACTCCAAGACTGAAATGTGCATTAATGTGTAGAGAGTATAGGATTTTTTCTCAGCCATAAAAATTACTTTGTTTTCCCTTTCAGAGAGAAGGAAGTGATGTGCATGCAAAAATTACATGTCTTGTTTACTCATATAATGGAACAGGTTTGTTAACCTTTTCTTTCCTCTTATTTTGTTGTTATATAATTATACTGTATTATGTTTTATGATGTGTGTAACTATTCAAACTAGTATGGTAAGACAAAGGATTCAAAGAAATTACATTCTCTATCACTAGAGATAATTGATGATAAAAGTGTAACAATGACAGAACATAAAATGGCTATTGATAAATTCCGTAGGTTATTGAAAAGGTTATTTTTGTAAGTGTCAGTTTTACACTATTTGAAGGTTCTGAAATAATTTTACGTCTTCTTGTGCAGAGCTACTTGTTAGTTACAGTGACGAAAACATCTATCTGTTTAACTCATGGGCAAGGTAGGTGTCTTACTTTGAAGAGGCTGTCTAATATTTTGTGAATTGTTCATAAAGGCCAACATTATGCAGGATGCCTGATCTTGTAAATGAAATAGCTGTTGTAATGTTCTTACGTTTTACTGGAGGTAAACCATTCCCCAGAAGTTTGCATGAAAAACTGAGGATCATAGGAGGGGctgcagaaagaaaaaaatatagcCATACACAAGGTTTCAGAGTGACAATTAAATTCCTTCTTTATCAAAACCGTCTGGTGTTTTACCTGAAGAAAAACCCTCACAACAGGTACTTCATTTGCAATAGACCTGTGCAACTCTCTCATAATCCCTGTTTAATGAAGGTTAATTAGTCAGAGAGATGTTCAAAATGCACATTCATAGAGTAAGTGTCTTAACATTtagtcattttttcttttaattgttttgttttaaaatgaaacaaaataaaattaatgaaaaagtagCAAATGAACCAAATAACTGAGGATCACAGGAAGGGCTACAGGGAAAAGAAGCATAGCATACACAGGGTTTCAAAGTGACTTTTAAATTCCTCCTTTATCAAAACTGTCTGCATGGTGTTTTTTCTCAAGAAAAACCTCACAACACTGCTAGTAATTCATGAAGTGTGGAGTAATCCAGCAATAGGCCAGTGCAACTCTCTCGTAATTCCCATTTAAGTTGGTTAGAGTTACATTCAAAAGGCACATATACGTGTATACAGTATAGTGTGCTTCTCACTCTGTGCTCCTAGTGCTTCTCTGAAATCTGTGTGGTATTTCAAAGGTACAGTTTAGTGGAGATTTACTCCTTTGAtttgttgttaattttcttttagttcagAAGCTGAGTACATCAAAACATACAAAGGCCACAGAAATGATGCCAATGGTAGGAATCACACTACACAATGGCCTACTCAATCCAATGATCGTACTGACACAGCTGTCATCATGGTctattattagtaatagtaattggactgagtggagtacaattcagggagtaatcgtgcgaGTAATTTGAAATTCAGATGAGCGGGAAGCGTGACGCCAATTTGAAATTAGTAGTGCagttactccctgaattgtatgacacaaagtccaattactaattaatcgcaaCTATGACAAAATTCagaagaatgtgatgtaaactctttgacaggttgatatgttcaacttctaagctagatgctgcaaaagataacccattcaagtgcaactagcgtgCACTTGATGAcgtgtactgtccaattactcaggcatgacgccgtacaactgtccaattacaagtgcatgacgtgtgcaactgtccaattaatgctcaaatcagggctgctgataaccaatcagatttgagaattttgatatagttatgattattgtgattattatttttattattattgtttgactCTTATGGTctcatttgaaacaattttctGTGTTTTGATCACTTCTCCACCATCAATTCGCCAAAGTTTCTTGCAACCTAAAGCCTTCATTCATTCCGACAAAAACTGTTACCCATATACCCATATACCCACTTCTGTTTCCTTTGTTTAGTTACCAAACATAAGATTATGTTTTCATAGATCTTTTTGATTGTCTGTAGTCAATCCCTTTTCCAGTACAGTTTTCAACAAGCAAGTGTTTTGTTTCATAGATGTACATCTCATAATCAAAGTATTTCACTATGATTGACAATGTTTGCATCAATCTCATTCGGTACCCAGAGTCCTCAGGCTTTTTGGTCAGCGGGTGAAACCCTGAAGAGACTCTGGGGTAATGAACACCACTTTCCCAGAAAAATAATGTGGGGTTCCAGTCTTCTGATTGTCTAATAATGATGGGTTGAAATGGCGTGTTAAAATTGTGTAATAGAGAAAGATTTTTCTCAGCCTTGCtcaccataaaaaaaattggattttttttcatgataaaTATCGTGAGTGACTGACTTCCTGTCGGTCCTCTATTGCTATTTATGGACAACAAAAGTCCATGAATAAGCTGCACCTGTAGATGAGCCACACCGCCAATTTGTAAGcttaaatgttaaaaaaaaattgagacaaCAACCTTTGAAGTTCCAATGAAGCTcttttagtagacaaacaagtGAGGTTTCAAAACACTGATATACTGTGGTTTTTATGACCTTTCATATCAATGAAGACTTTAGATAGGAAAACCTTCATGCGTCATACCTTTATCTTGTTTACTACCAAAAaccttaaaatgctctttcgatgcGATTTTTTTCAACATTACGGCATCACATCAAATTACAATCCATGAAGTTCGAAGTCGATTGAAATGATAAGCTTAGTAGCCAAGCTTTAGAATTGGAAAGGgctggatgcaaaaacctagtaagtgacgatttttggccgatttttattttttctcaaaactagcccaaactttgcaaattgattgtcggcttcgcgtctgaaaacaatgtacaaaaattaaaatcacccGAAAATCACCACTTACtaggtttttgcatccagcccttcaattattcACAAATATCTTGGTATTAATTTTTCTAATGGCCAGATGACCATCAAAGAAACATACTGATTTAATTCCATTATCCCTGAGTCCAGATGCTCGCCCGCTGACCAAAAAGCCCAAAAACTCTGTGTAGGAGATTGGGTTTGTATTGATTATTTCATCAGCTTCATAGATACAagtgatttattatttattatttattaatgataatttttcttgatttataataattttactggacaggattttacagctgcccggagggaaagggcacaagaggacttcaaggtcctatacccacccccccccccaattcgTATatgaaagacagccacagcaccagGATCACCCTAATCGAAGCAAAAAATGGTTCTTCTCAATTGTTGGTaccaaaaattgtttctttcccTTGTTTTGCTCTGTAGTCATGGATGTCAACTTTTTTGGGCCACAAAGTGAGTACATAGTAAGTGGAAGCGATTGTGGACATATTTTCTTTTGGGACAAACAGACAGAAGAGGTGGTACAGTTTCTACAGGGAAACAACACAGAGGCGGTTAGTGCTATGGTTATATGAATGTGTATGACCCTTGCAGATCTTTCAGCACTACTTTAAAGGTAGTACGGCTTTTCCAAGGGGAAACACCGGTTTCCATTTGATCACCAAAGTTAAGTCCTGTTGGGCAGGGTTAATATGCAGATGGACAACCATCCTGGTGTCCCTGTGCTGTATACCTGGGGAAGTCAGGTTGGCATTGTACTCTACATTTATTTAGCTCCTCCCACATCTGCGATcgtatgtgggctgagttttcaatcgatctcaacctgacttgatGGTTTTTCTTcgggtactccagtttcccTGCCACTCCAAAATCCACTCCCAGTCAAAAAATCTGGCCTGGGTACTGTGCTCTGGGACTGGCAGCAGCCATTGAGGAGCCTTTCACATGCATAGAAAAAAACTTAAGCAGTGGAACGAAGGTCCTGGAACGGGATTcaaaaccctgacctctgcgatgccgatgcagtgctctaccagttgagctatttgTTAGGCCAACAACAAGCTATTAGCTGGTGGTTATACAGGTTGATGATAACCCCATGAGGTCAGGCTTTGAATCCCTGGTCAtgtctaaattatttttatcaggCCTTTTTTGCTACTGGTTAATTTGCACGCACACACAAAAGAAACTGCCaggatcatacacattcatTAAACTCAACAGTTCTATTGCATAAATTCATGTATTAGCATCACATCTATGATTATGGTTAATCGTTGTAATCTTAAAATTTCCTCAAAATTAATAAGAGATAGTCATGTCAAAATGCAACTTTGTGTTTCTGCTATAATTTCTTGATTATTCCGAGTCACTGTGCTGGAAAAAGTATTCTAGCTATCCTGTGATTCAATTGCTATCAGCAGTTTGGAgattagaagaaaaaaatggaacatttgtcatcaaGCACTCAACAACTGCAACTGCAAACAGGTCATTGTCATGTGGTTGATAGGATGTATGGAAATGAAATATGCTCATGCAAAGCTGCAAAACTACAATTTGGCATTGTTAGTCATGCAGCTCTCTGGCAATTTGGTCACCATTGTTGTCATGGTTGCATAAGCTTCTGTTTACCTGTAAGTTTCTACGACACTTACATTCAGGTCCTTAGAATTCCTGTAATAACAGCAGCTGTTTGGTCTTGTTTTGAACATTAGGATATTTGTCTGGAGCCTCACCCACAGGCTCCTATTCTGGCTACTAGTGGCTTTGACCACGACATCAAGCTGTGGTTACCAACAGCAGAACACCCAACAGATTTGGATGGTCTGGAAAATGTGAGTTTCCTGAACAAAATCCTGTGAAGTGAACAGGAGAATTATAGAGTGAGAGTATTGATGGTGTGGTAGTACATGACAACAAAACGATGATGTTCTTTATAGACAGCAATTTTATATAGTGAAGCAAAAGAGCtcaaaatgataataacaaacACTAGTCAGATAGAACGAGTTGTTGGTGTTTGACATGAAGGGAAAGGCTCAGAAATAATCCTTTGGAAGCAAAAGAGGGTCTTAATAGGGATAAAACTTGAATGAATGAAAAGTGAATGCATTATGTTGTTCCTGCATTTTCTTTGCTTCCATTCAGCTGACAGCTTGTTAAAGGTATCATTTTAATGTCCTTCTTAGCATCTAAATTTATTTATAGGGCtctaatttatagttttttaggGATACATTGTACTCTTAGTTACTTGATAGACCTCAAAACAAAGCAGAGGAGATAGcgttcaaatttattttattggtATCATATTCATTTGCATTAGTTTAGCTAAGATGTATTTGTATTGCATCAGGTGTTCAGAGAGAATGTTAACTGGTATCATGTAAGCTATTTCACCTAAGATGGCTTTGTATCACTTCAGGTGATCAGAAGTAATGATCGAGAAAGAGAAATAGACAGACAACTTCATCCTAAGCAAAATGAGGATCCACTTATAATGCAGATATTTCATCATTTCAGGAGACATCAGGTATTAAATAACCTTAAAGGCATCTTACTGTGGCGTCCCCAAAAGATTTGCGGTCAATGAGTTTTTCTCTTGTTGTTAAGGAAAGAGACAGAGGACTGCATTGTGCAGTCATGGCTTTGCAATTTTTTCACCAGGCATAGTAGATATACCCAGGATTGCACATAATTGGATGCATGCCACTTTGAATAAGCATCACAAGGTTTTCTCTTGCCCTTATTGCTGACTTTGCCATTCCTAACAGTATtcctcaaagaggcaaaagTAGTAACCCCAAATCCTTGACATGTCCAGCATTTTATGTTCGCTATTTCAGAGGGTAGGTAAACAGTACAATTACGTAGCTACTGTCTACAACGTTCAGGAagttgttggaaaaaaaaaattatgcaccATCGTTTTACCAAATTCTTATCCTCGTATTCATAAAGAAGTAAGGGCAAAACTCTCTGTATGAAGTGTATAGTATATGGTAAAACTAATGCtttatttaccctcggattttagAGTAGCTTGATGTAGCTAGTATCTCCAAGCATTTGTCTCCCAAACCATGATTTGTTACAGAGAACAGACCACGACACCGAGAACCCCATGCCTTACTTTATGCAGTGTGGACTCCTTTATGTCCCCCAGAGTCATTAACATTGAAAGGTTTTGAGATGGGGCCTACAGCGGACTAAAATGAGACATATTTTTTGTGTTCCACTCATTATGCACTGGGCAgacataatagggagcttaagcaaccacgatgacgacggcaacaaaaaccccacaaatttgcatatttgacagtgaaaaacagtatttctgcacggtttgcacgtgcatttctcatcttttgacattttgaagacagtctcgttctttctacgacgtgaaatgacctgttttgcagttctgtggacgacgtgagcatatgatgacaaaattaattaatgttcaattttgtcttcttgtgtctcaagcgctggttccaatttaattccaagatacttagaacacatttttcaagcaaaatgactttgaataattgaaaaatgattgcagaaacgcgaagttacattttcagatgacgttttcgcttctgtcgacgttgtgtttgcttaagctccctaataagcaACAATGCCCGCAATActctaccagtttgaaaaactgttTTACCTCTTGTGCTGATAAAAAGGGAGAACACTGGCATACCGTAAGTGAATATAGATGAGGTGAAGGTGAAGCTAACATCACTGCTTCTTTATagttgcgaaatgagaatcgtGAGCCAGACAGCGATAACGACCTTGCTGATGACGAGGATGACGACAACAACGACGAGGAGAGTGTATTTTTTAACCGAGTGCAGTGCAGTCCATCTTGAGATTAATATTAAGCCGACAATAAACCCTGTTGCAAGCTCCCTCACCTTAGttttcatgaaaatttgtttGGTGCATTCCTTTTTGGAGAGAAGTATGGACTTTGTTGTTGTGTTAAGTCCTAGCTAACAGCTATCTGCTTGGAACTGCTCCAAGGAAGGGTGAACTATGTCACTTAGGAGCTGATTGAACCTTGAATTTCCTAAACTTTCACACTGAGATAGAATTGGCTTAGCATTGCAAGTCCTTTTTGGAGAGAAGCATGGACTTTGTTGTGTTAAGTCTTAACCAACAGCTATCTGCTTGGAACTGCTTCAAGAAAGGGTTGACTATGTCTCTAGTAGTTCAGTGAACCTTGAATTTCCTGAACTTTCACACTGAGATAAAATTGGCTTAGCATTGCAAGTGACAGTGCTGTGGCTCGTTTCTGAAGTACATCAAACCAGCCTAATGAAATACTCTcctaataacaataacaacaacaataataataataataataataataataatatttaagaTTTGGAGTGAAGAGTTTGTTAGCAGCATGCAAGTAGTATTTGACTTTCTAGCAGCACACGCCATTAACTTGGCAAAAGAGTTAGCTGACATTTTTGACATGCGCAGACATACTAAGTGTGCAGTCCAACCAGGAGCCTAGATTTCTAACGCATGTATCAGCTTGAATTACGTCATTACCTTCTGTAATCCTGCCTATGTTAACTTTAGCTAGTTTGCTGTTTGGTGCCCATGGGCTGGCGCGGGTCATCAGTGCAGCGGCGCATTGCTTCAACTACTGTCTCTTACGAAAAAGGGATAAAACAGAAAGAACAAGCTTTTGTCTTGGGCTCAGTAACAAATAAATTTGGCATTGTAGTCTTTCaggatttgttttgcaaatATATTGTTGCCATTGATATTTAATGTAAGTTTCTTTCTGAGGTACTGTTGTATTTATCTTGAGCTAAAGGCACGTCTTGAAAACATATTTTCAAATCATTCCAAaaacatttacatttttttgtgTTAAGAGGaatttttaattaagaacaCCGTTCGGAGTTACATGGAATGAAACTAGAAACTTTGTACTGTAAATAGTGTTGCTTCTGTATATGAAGTTCTGTTTAAACGTTTGTAGAATAAGCTATCTGTTAAGACATAAGAACTGCAGAATGACATTTTTTGTTGTAAAAGTTGTCTTAATGAAGGAAATGTTGagtatttacttatttcttcaAGGCACTTTCAGGACAGTATCACAAAAGTTTGCTATGAAACAAGGGGATTTGGTTCAATCGGAAAACAAAGATCTTACTGCCCCCCTTCTTAGGTACAACTGCCGTCTGAGGCCCTGTTTATATGAAGAAAAGTTGACCCGGGTAAAAGGGTCATTCCtcctacccgagctaccctgggcgagccaacttttcctACATTCCCTAAAAAGGCTTAACGAACCGCTTATATGAGAgaaaaagttggctcggctagaagggtaACCCGCCTAGCCGGGTAACCCTTTCACGAcggtagggtcaccctcctagtcgggccaacttttctccatatttACAGTTTGGCCCGCCcagccgggtcaactcggtcaaggcaagacgatcagagcatgcgcgagctctgttgtCATTGTtgggcatgattacttgatgcTGATTGGATATAAGTTGCTTGGCAACGAAGCGTTATACTCATTCGCTGCGCTTACTCGTTCGATTTACAAAAACGAGTGCGTAAATAGGGACGCCACagatcaatgatttgattggttgaacaaGGAAAAGTAATAGTGCTGCACGTATGGCACGCCTTTTTTGGCGCAGGCTGCCAAACAACgtcaaattttcatatttgaggttctcaTGCACGACAATGCGAGTTCGCAGCaggaaatctttcattctttgcctttgcatgagggccattcgtgccaagcaagcgaaagtacacttcgcctattttaTTCAACCCGACCAACTTCGAATAATCGCGAAATACTTAACCtgacgcaaagttctatttaacctgacgttttcgttgctgcaGCCGTCGTAGGTTCTTAAACTCCCCAATACCGTACGCCTGCACTTTCCATGGAGTATACTCGGCCAGTATTAAGGATATCAAACGGTCTCATTCCATTTGAAAGTGCTTGCAAAATTTGGCTATCGCTCaaattgctcgcaaaaattatACGGGTGCTCGTTTGCTCGTTTTGCAAGACGAGTGCTCGCATGTCTGGATTCTTGTTAAAATGTGCTCGATTGCTCGAAATTTCGTTAATTCTGCTTTGTAGTTATTTTTGATATATGCAAACGATAAATCAGTTACGATATGGTAACACAAAAAGGTTGAAACGTCCTTACCTCTACCTTGGGGCGTGGACAAAACATGGGCTAGGCCATGGCTCTATTGTAATCATAGACTCAGTGAGGTATCGAATTACTCAGCGTCACTAGTGCAAGGGTTCAAGCAGAATTATAATCATTTTGCTCATTGTAGAAGAACTTTCGATCATGGCCTGGAGGTTTGGACtcgttcaaaaacaaaataaatgtcAAATTCCTTTGGAGAGCATCGACATTCAAGTGGATATACAGGGCTTTACAGCTCATGTTGTGGCCTCGATGAAATACAGAAACAACGAAGAGAGCCCTATCGAAGCGATTTATATTTTTCCGCTTGATGAAGGCGCAGCAGTATGTGGTTTTCAAGCGATCATAAACGGTCGAACCATTGTGGCCGAGGTGCAAGACAAGAAGGAAGCTCAAGATACCTACGACGATGCTGTTAGTA
Above is a genomic segment from Acropora muricata isolate sample 2 chromosome 1, ASM3666990v1, whole genome shotgun sequence containing:
- the LOC136918885 gene encoding DDB1- and CUL4-associated factor 8-like — translated: MARASNPFVSNLEHRQLGILSPMNFSRQISGSCGLVKRLSLHHKLEHHQRCVNTLHFNTSGDLLASGSDDPDIVIWDWAKGEKKIAYKSGHMNDVLQVKFMPYNDATIVSCAGDGKVHVGFFYPSSGEGRTSTKCLTQHDGAAYMLCIQPGSAYEFLTCGEDGAVFHADLRVEKVNKLFCCRTEERREVPLYTICSNPQSIYEFAVGGRDQFARVYDRRKIPMNNNAFAEPVKTFCPHHLREGSDVHAKITCLVYSYNGTELLVSYSDENIYLFNSWASSEAEYIKTYKGHRNDANVMDVNFFGPQSEYIVSGSDCGHIFFWDKQTEEVVQFLQGNNTEADICLEPHPQAPILATSGFDHDIKLWLPTAEHPTDLDGLENVIRSNDREREIDRQLHPKQNEDPLIMQIFHHFRRHQLRNENREPDSDNDLADDEDDDNNDEESVFFNRVQCSPS